In Cyprinus carpio isolate SPL01 chromosome B16, ASM1834038v1, whole genome shotgun sequence, the following are encoded in one genomic region:
- the LOC109060512 gene encoding uncharacterized protein LOC109060512 → MGVSSSNPGSRTMDMHVFFLLCTFVVPCFTDTTTAEARNLALYGKATQSDLVENPWSADGHAINAVDGNRDSHYEHGSCTATTLQDDPWWRLDLLDKYVVTSITITNRKDCCPERLDGAEIHIGNSLLNNGNSNPMAGKISSIPGGRSLTFKWKKGIPGRYINVVIPGSNRLLTLCEVEVYGYPAPDGENVALKGRATQISLYGNGFASNAVDGNKDGVYGHGSCTHTNKALNPWWRLDLLKRHKVFSVVITNTVDSVPQRLNGAEIRIGNSLDNNGNNNPRCAVISSISPGFSSTFECDGMEGRYINVVIPGREEYLTLCEVEVYGSPLDWKMKMHIFFILWIFVMPYFTDSTAAKARNLALYGKATQSDLVENPWSADGHAINAVDGNRDSHYEHGSCTATTLQDDPWWRLDLLDKYVVTSITITNRKDCCPEMLDGAEIHIGNSLLNNGNSNPMAGKIPSIPGGRSLTFKWKKGIPGRYINVVIPGSNRLLTLCEVEVYGYPAPDGENVALKGRATQISLYGNGFAFNAVDGNKDGVYVHGSCTHTDKALNPWWRLDLLKRHKVFSVIITNTADNVPQRLNGAEIRIGNSLDNNGNNNPRCALISSISPGFSSTFECDGMEGRYVNVVIPGREEYLTLCEVEVYGSPLD, encoded by the exons ATGGGCGTCTCAAGCTCGAATCCTGGATCAAG AACAATGGACATGCATGTGTTTTTCCTGCTTTGTACTTTTGTGGTGCCTTGTTTTACAGACACCACTACAGCTGAAG CCAGAAATCTTGCTTTATATGGCAAGGCCACACAATCAGACCTGGTCGAGAATCCTTGGTCTGCAGATGGCCATGCCATTAATGCTGTTGATGGCAATCGTGACTCACATTATGAACACGGATCCTGTACTGCTACTACATTGCAAGATGATCCATGGTGGAGGTTAGACTTACTAGACAAGTACGTAGTGACCTCCATAACTATCACCAACCGAAAAGACTGCTGTCCTGAAAGGCTTGATGGAGCTGAGATACACATTGGGAACTCTCTGCTGAACAACGGCAACAGCAATCCAAT GGCTGGAAAGATTTCATCCATTCCAGGTGGGAGATCCCTCACGTTCAAATGGAAGAAAGGCATTCCAGGCCGGTACATCAATGTGGTCATACCTGGATCTAATCGACTTCTTACCCTCTGCGAGGTCGAGGTTTATGGTTATCCAGCTCCTGATG GTGAAAATGTGGCTTTAAAAGGGAGAGCTACACAGATTTCCCTCTATGGAAACGGCTTTGCATCCAATGCCGTTGATGGGAACAAAGATGGTGTGTACGGTCATGGATCCTGTACCCACACCAATAAAGCTCTCAATCCCTGGTGGAGACTGGACCTACTGAAAAGGCACAAAGTGTTTTCAGTAGTAATTACAAACACAGTAGACAGTGTTCCCCAAAGATTAAATGGGGCAGAAATCAGAATTGGAAACAGTCTGGACAACAATGGCAATAACAATCCCAG GTGTGCTGTGATCTCTTCCATTTCTCCTGGTTTTTCCTCCACCTTTGAATGTGATGGGATGGAAGGACgttatattaatgttgttatcCCAGGACGGGAAGAATATCTTACACTGTGTGAGGTTGAAGTGTACGGATCACCACTGGATTG GAAAatgaaaatgcacatatttttcaTACTTTGGATTTTTGTGATGCCTTATTTTACCGACTCAACTGCAGCTAAAG CCAGAAATCTTGCTTTATATGGCAAGGCCACACAATCAGACCTGGTCGAGAATCCTTGGTCAGCAGATGGCCATGCCATTAATGCTGTTGATGGCAATCGTGACTCACATTATGAACACGGATCCTGTACTGCTACTACATTGCAAGATGACCCATGGTGGAGGTTAGACTTACTAGACAAGTACGTAGTGACCTCCATAACTATCACCAACCGAAAAGACTGCTGTCCTGAAATGCTTGATGGAGCTGAGATACACATTGGGAACTCTCTGCTGAACAACGGCAACAGCAATCCAAT GGCTGGAAAGATTCCATCCATTCCAGGTGGGAGATCCCTCACGTTCAAATGGAAGAAAGGCATTCCAGGCCGGTACATCAATGTGGTCATACCTGGATCTAATCGACTTCTTACCCTCTGCGAGGTCGAGGTTTATGGTTATCCAGCTCCTGATG GTGAAAATGTGGCTTTAAAAGGGAGAGCTACACAGATTTCCCTCTATGGAAACGGCTTTGCATTCAATGCCGTTGATGGGAACAAAGATGGTGTTTATGTTCATGGATCCTGTACCCACACCGATAAAGCTCTCAATCCCTGGTGGAGACTGGACCTACTGAAAAGGCACAAAGTGTTTTCAGTAATAATTACAAACACAGCAGACAATGTACCTCAAAGATTGAATGGCGCAGAAATCAGAATTGGAAACAGTCTGGACAACAATGGCAATAACAATCCCAG GTGTGCTTTGATCTCTTCCATTTCTCCTGGTTTTTCCTCCACCTTTGAATGTGATGGGATGGAAGGACGTTATGTAAATGTTGTTATCCCAGGACGGGAAGAATATCTCACACTGTGTGAGGTTGAAGTGTACGGATCACCACTGGATTGA
- the herpud2 gene encoding homocysteine-responsive endoplasmic reticulum-resident ubiquitin-like domain member 2 protein: protein MDQGTFDSPVTLVIKAPNQKYDDQTINCFLNWTVEKLKKHISKVYPSKPLSKDQRLVYSGRLLQDHLQLRDVLRKQDEYHMVHLVCASQSPPSSPTSSSPVSNTDSSSLTSDSTGPSSSSSTPSQETPANSDGLRHRGNPTQTHGLNPAPTGVMQRPEGMPLPLQGGPAAGFPAHPMYMPMQMFWWQQMYARHYYMQYHAAMAASRASSVAPFPAPSAGPTTQPALPNEPAAPMGPNPAPEDRPANPNIQMNAQGGAMLNDDELNRDWLDWMYTVSRAAILLSIVYFYSSFGRFVVVIGAMLLVYLHQAGWFPFRAELQNPGAGEDPQDEAEQNQDMQEMERMMDEGMEDDEGDSGEEGPEDPMNTDPHQPGFLSAAWSFISTFFTSLIPEGPPHAAN from the exons ATGGACCAGGGTACATTTGACAGCCCTGTTACTCTTGTCATCAAGGCACCCAACCAGAAGTATGATGACCAGACCATCAATTGTTTTTTGAATTGGACAGTAGAAAAGTTGAAAAAACACATATCCAAAGTGTATCCTAGCAAGCCG TTATCCAAGGATCAGAGACTTGTCTATTCTGGACGGCTTCTTCAGGATCACTTGCAATTGAGGGATGTGCTAAGAAAG CAAGATGAATACCACATGGTCCACCTGGTGTGTGCGTCACAAAGCCCCCCGTCATCCCCCACTTCCAGCAGCCCTGTTAGCAACACAGATTCCAGCTCTTTA ACGTCAGACAGTACAGGTCCATCCTCCTCATCTTCTACCCCTAGTCAGGAAACTCCAGCCAACTCTGATGGTCTAAGGCACCGGGGGAACCCAACACAGACACATGGCCTCAATCCTGCCCCTACTGGTGTGATGCAGAG GCCTGAAGGAATGCCTCTTCCCTTGCAAGGTGGTCCCGCTGCTGGCTTCCCCGCCCACCCTATGTACATGCCGATGCAAATGTTTTGGTGGCAGCAGATGTATGCCCGCCATTATTACATGCAATA TCATGCAGCCATGGCAGCTTCCCGGGCGTCTAGCGTGGCCCCCTTTCCTGCTCCCAGTGCTGGCCCCACCACTCAGCCAGCTCTTCCTAATGAACCTGCAGCCCCTATGGGGCCCAACCCTGCCCCCGAGGACCGCCCTGCCAACCCCAACATCCAGATGAACGCTCAGGGAGGAGCCATGTTGAACGACGATGAGCTCAACCGAGACTGGCTGGACTGGATGTACACAGTGTCACGTGCTGCCATCCTGCTCAGCATCGTCTATTTCTATTCCTCTTTTGGCCGCTTTGTCGTGGTGATCGGTGCCATGCTACTGGTTTATCT GCACCAGGCTGGCTGGTTTCCCTTTAGAGCAGAACTGCAGAATCCAGGAGCTGGAGAAGACCCACAAGACGAGGCTGAGCAAAATCAGGATATGCAAGAGATG gagCGTATGATGGATGAGGGAATGGAGGATGACGAGGGGGACAGCGGGGAGGAAGGTCCTGAAGATCCCATGAACACAGACCCGCATCAGCCGGGCTTCCTTTCGGCTGCTTGGTCGTTCATCAGCACTTTCTTCACCTCCCTCATCCCTGAGGGACCTCCACACGCTGCCAACTGA